GCACGGCGCGGCCATCGGGATCGAACAGCCGAGGTTTGCCGAACGCCGCGAAGCGCCAAGAACCGTTGCTCATGGAGCCGTCATCGTAGCAAAGACGACCGGCTCGGCCATGAGCGAAGGCGGCCGCGGGCGACGATCCGAGCGCGGAGCGCCCGATTCCTTCGGGCCGCTTTGTATCGACCGGGACGCGAGGCGGCGAGCTTACCGGGCCTCGCCTCGCGTCAGCCACAGGAAGGTGGTCAACGAGGCGTCGGGCGCTCGGTGCCGCGCGGCGGCTTCTTCGAGGTCACCTCGGCCTCCAGCAGCCATTCGGACCAGCGCTGAACGCTGCGGGGCGCGTCCGGCGACGTGAGGGCGCCCGCGGCGAGCGCGCGCAGGGCAGGATGAGGCAGCGAGAACGGCACCACGCGGCGCGTTCGTCCGCGCGCCGACTGCCACGCTTCGACGAGGTCTTCGAAGTCCAGCACCTCGGGGCCGACGAGCGTGTCGGGCCCGCCGTGCAGGACGTGTCGAGTCAGCGCGGCGGCGACCTCCGCCACCGCCACGGGCTGAAAACGCGCGCCCGCCGGAACGGGCAAGATCGGCAGGCGGTCGAGACGACGCAACGTTTGCGACACGAACTCGTGAAATTGAGACGCGCGAAAGGTCGAGGATCGCACGGGGGCGTTCGCCACGAGGCGCTCTCCCTGGGCTTTCGCGCGGTAGAAGGGAACGCTCGGCACGGCCGCCGCCCCGACGATGGAAACGTACACGAGCTGTTGGGCCTTAGCGTCGCGCGTGGCCGCGACGACGTTGCGAACCCCGGCGAGGTCTCGAGCGGGACGAGTCGGGTCGTGCGCGGCATGCACAACGACGTCCACGTCCTGCATGGCGACGGCGAGGCCCTCGCCCGTCACGACGTCGCCTCGAACCTGCTCGAACTCGCTCGCCCCTGGGGAGGCGCGCCGACTGAGGAGCCGGACGGTCGCGCCTTGCCTGGCCAATGCAATGGCGGTCGGACGTCCGAGTGTACCTGTACCTCCGATGATGAGGACTCTCATGGCTGCCCTCATCCGTAACACGGCACGTCAGGTCAGAAGTCCCTATGGCGAGTCGAACAGCGTCGTGGCGTACCGGACGAATCTGTCGGCCCGAGGAAATCAGGACCGCCGAGGGGCGAGGGACTGTTCGAGCGAGTTGTGGAACAGACGGTCCCACCCCGCGGCGTTCGGCGTGTCTCGGCTCTCCCCTCGTCCAAAGGCGGCCTCGGGAAGGACGGGCGAGGTTCGGAGGGTTTGCTCGTCGACGTCGAGCATGGGAAGGCCGTTGAACTTCCGCCGGTCGTTCACGAACGCCGCGACGTCGCTCGAGACGAACTTCATGAGGCTGTGCGTGCTGCCCGTTCGGTGCCGGGCGTGCACAACGCCACCGCGTCCTTCCATCGCGCGCCGCTGCGGTCGAACAGCGTCACCTCGGGCGCGAAGACCGACCCGCCCTGAACGTCGACGTC
This DNA window, taken from Deinococcus yavapaiensis KR-236, encodes the following:
- a CDS encoding SDR family oxidoreductase yields the protein MRVLIIGGTGTLGRPTAIALARQGATVRLLSRRASPGASEFEQVRGDVVTGEGLAVAMQDVDVVVHAAHDPTRPARDLAGVRNVVAATRDAKAQQLVYVSIVGAAAVPSVPFYRAKAQGERLVANAPVRSSTFRASQFHEFVSQTLRRLDRLPILPVPAGARFQPVAVAEVAAALTRHVLHGGPDTLVGPEVLDFEDLVEAWQSARGRTRRVVPFSLPHPALRALAAGALTSPDAPRSVQRWSEWLLEAEVTSKKPPRGTERPTPR